The region TTGCGACAGAACTTGCTGAACTCCAGCCGGTCCGTGGTCGTCTTCCGGTTCTTGGTCGTCGAATAGTTCCGGTCTTTGCACACCGTGCACTGCAAGGTCACGATCTCTCGCATAGCGTCCCTACTTCAGGATCTCCGTCAGGGTGCCGGCGCCCACCGTGCGTCCGCCCTCGCGGATGGCGAACCTGAGCCCCTTCTCCAGGGCCACCGGCGTGATCAGCTCCACTTCCAGGTTCACGTTGTCCCCCGGCATCACCATCT is a window of Terriglobales bacterium DNA encoding:
- the rpmG gene encoding 50S ribosomal protein L33, whose amino-acid sequence is MREIVTLQCTVCKDRNYSTTKNRKTTTDRLEFSKFCRKCRKHTPHKEAK